From Arachis hypogaea cultivar Tifrunner chromosome 3, arahy.Tifrunner.gnm2.J5K5, whole genome shotgun sequence:
tcattaaaaagcttggttaaccagttgatgccttttcctccaagacccttccaaacctcaatcgggatattatcaggtcctactgccctgccatttttcatctgctttagagcctcttttacctcgaagtctcgaatccttcgatagtagtccaagttttgatcttcttcccttgtgcataatcgaccaaggctcggaagagtcttctgtccctcattaaataactcgtagaagtagctcttccacctttcattaatcttctcctcttgagccaacacctctccatccttatcctttatgcacttaacctgatccaaatctctcgttcttctttcccggctctttgcaattctatatatacctttttctccttctttcgtgtccaaagactggtagagaccctcatatgctcttgttcttgcttcacttacagccacttttgtctctttcttagccgccttatatttttcccagttatctgcattgcggcataaagaccactctttaaagcattctctttttatctttatcttttcttgtatactcgcattccaccaccaggactccttgtctcttggtcctattcctttagattcaccaaaactttcttttgctgttcttctaataacttctgccatctccctccacatctcttccgcgcttccattcccatcccaccttgcctcttctcctacccgtcttaggaagcttctttgttcctcacctttcatccgccaccacctcgtccttgggtttttcgtatgatgtcttttcctcaacttttgctcaacgcgaaaatccatgacgagcaccctatgttgtgttgttaaactctctcccgggataattttacagttaatgcaaaatttccggtcgactctcctcaacaagaagaagtcgatttgagagcttgtcatgccactcttataggttataagatgttcgtctctctttttaaaacatgtatttgcgatgagaagatcaaaagttgaggaaaagtccaaaatagttttaccctcggcattgatcaccccgaaaccatggcctccgtgaatactcccatatccagtcacttctctcccaacatggccatttaaatctcctcctaagaaaatcttatctcccaaagatatgccttgaactaaactctctagatcctcccaaaaccttatcttgtgttgttcgtccgaacccacttgcggtgcataggcgctaatcacatgaaaagcacctccctccaccacaagtttgatagagatgatccgatctcccaccctcttgacatcaactacgtccttcttccactgcttatccacaattattccaactccattcctattcttcacctttcctgtataccaaagtttgaaaccagaggaatccaactccctagcctttgcaccaacccatttcgtttcttgtaggcacataatgttaatcttcctccttgtcatggtatccaccacctctatggactttcctgttagagtgcctatgttccatgtcccaaatctcaaccttttgtcgcttcgacctttaccttttcctttgtgaactagcttatttaccctcgtccgttcacgaaaacgcgagaacccttgctcatttaacactacatccgggcaccgatgcagcggctcttgctttgacaccgtactcgagccatacggcgcgttacttccgggtaacgacctagctttagcgcaataatgtctttgattcatgtcatgaggggttcggctatatttttacgttggttgccgaagacctaacacaactctcctcctttatccggacttgggaccggctatgtaccgcaagtgtaacataggcggagttattttatttaattaacaaaaaatataatatttattatttaagagtATTTGAGAACGAGACTGTTTTTGTTAATgtgttataactcaaatgatataGTCTTTTTATACTCATCGTAGATTCGAATCtccctattttttatttaaaaaaaaaaaaaagagaacgagGCTGTTTTCCGTTGAGGAGTGTCAATAACGCAAATTAAAGTGTTTATAATAAATCAAATGGCATCAAGATATTACCCCTTGCCCTCTCAGCTAAGTTACAAGTTACAGATTGATACCTACGGGAGGATCTCTTTTCAGTTCATTATGGTAAAGAAGGGGTTTCTACTTTCTACTGCTTTGAACCAAGTTTCAAGGTCATCTCTTCAAATTCCTCTATCATTGTAGATACACATTGTGTCAGCCTAACTTCATTCATAAGAtactctaatatatatttttacatttatctACCATTGTACATATCAGGTTAGATGAGAAGATTAGGGTTAGTTGTATTGTATCTTGCATTCGTGATTCCATGATCGGGAGTTGTCATTGGTGTGTGTGATGGAGAGGAAGAAACCGTTATGATTTCTTGTAACTCAGAACTGTCAGTGTCAGTTACATCCTCACGTGCCTCATTTTCTTCgctttgtttcttgcttttacaAATCTGCTTAGCTAATGTAACCGCTCTTTTCCAAGGTGATGAATGCATGGTAGAAAGTAGGAAACATATGGTGGAAGTTGCACCAGAAATCACATACAGAATCCAGAAACTCCCAAGCTTCAAACTTTCTGTGTTGTTTGTGGTGACATTGCTAGCGCACTCTCCCATGGGGCTCAGCCATTTCTCTTCTAAGCTCTTTATTTCTCCCTGTTCTAAGAGCTGCAATATCGCTTTAGAAACATCTCTGGTCACCGGGGAGCCTTTCTGGAACATCTGTATCacaaaagatttgaatttgattcTATAGGTTATGGACAATACAAGTTGAACATTGAGGGAGAATTGTAGTGTGACTTACAAATCCAAGTCCTCCAAATCTGATGGCAGGGGTGGAGCCAGAGAAGCCCTTGCAGTATTTACTCATGTATACTTTTTCGTAAGGGAGTTCAAGAAAAGCAGCTGCTATGGTGCCGTTTTTGAATACATCAACATAGCTGTATTCACTGCTAACATTTATGATGTTTTCTACCTTGAACCTCTCTACTCTCTCAAGGTATGTCCTAACAAAAGAATCTCCATCACAACCAATCTTCatgttgttcttcttcagccACTCGATGTCTGTGACATTCGGTTGCAGTTGTTGAACTGTGAGCATCGATGAAAGACTTGCAGTGTAGCTCGAGTTAAGGATCAGAACTAGAAACAGCCAAGATACCATCACAACACGGCTTAAGTTGCTAGACAAGTTCTCCTCTGCATCATGTTACAATTAGGATTGGTTTACTCTAATGAGCATGGGTAAATATGATTGATCAATTCTGTTATTTTATTGAGGTATGTGAATGAATAATTGATACTTACTATGAGCAAAGAATAGGGAGGAGAAGGTAAACCAAAGTGCAGTGCTAAGTTGGCTCTTCCAGTTGCCATGAAACTCAGGATTCGATTCTCGCTCCAGGTACCACACTACCAACATTGTGTAGAACAAGATAGCAGCAGTTACCACCCACATTTGCCAGGTGAAAGGCTTCATGAACATCCATGCTGATTCATCTGACTTTGATGGAACTACCATTGACAATCCTGATTCTGCATATGGCACAGTGAAATCTACATATGGCATTCTGTCTGCTAGTAAGGTTATGTCCCCAACAACAGCCTCATAAGTCTTCCATGATTTCAATTCACATCACAGCCAGAAAGAAAAGATCTATGTCAGTAATGAAATTTAAACTTCAACTCTGCATATATCGAGTCAGTCAaggttttgtgtcttttcaaattATAACAAAACTTGGTAATATTAGGCTTTTGTTccttttaatacaaaaaaacttctgaaaatgcacaagaaataTGGACATATTATATGAACATTAGTGTGGACCTTTTTCAAATGCAGAACACCTTCAAATTCAAGCGAACATAAAAGCATCATGGATATGTTCTTACCTTGTTATAGACAAGTTGGACCAGGTCAGGATAGGTTCCATTGATGGGATAGTACTCATATGGCAAATCATAACCCAATAGTTCTAACACCTTATCAAAAATTTCAATGCAGAATCCACTATATATATTTGGCTTTCCATTCTCACCATAATCGACCTTGACAAACTTGGAAAATGAAGTTCTTCCTGGCACTGCAATTTTCATTGGATTTTCCTTAGTAGGCAGATTCCACCCTTTTGGAACTCTCGACAATTTCCCTGGCCAAATTACCACTCCACTTAAACCCTCTGTGTTCCTAGAAGTATCATTTCCACCTTCTCCTAATCTACTGGTAAATCCATGTTCTAGACTCCAAAAATCTAGTTCCCTATAACTCCTCCCACCAATATTAACAATCCTTAAGGTAGGGTTCTGCATGAGCtgcaattcttgaaattgaatttCTCCACTTAAACCAAGGAATTTGCTAGACAATATTCCTCTTAGTAAAGTCTtcccactactgctgctactactaTTGTGACTGGCTATTCTGTCGACTGCTTTTGCAACAATTTTAATGCTGTCATATGCTTGCAGACCGTAGAATCCTGGGTTGCGGTTATCTTCCTCGGTATACTTGGAGTGAAATGTTCTCCGGAACTGAGCTTCAAAATCTTTATACTCTGTGCTATTTTCAGAGTAGTAGTTCTTGATCCCTATAGCCCCTTCCATATAGGAAATAGCAGACTTATTGACAGAATCCAATAGATTAGTTATACTCTCTGGAATTATCCAGACTGATTCTCTATCCACAAGACCCATTTGTGAAGCTTCTCTGaacaaatgaatcaccatatctAATGATGattgaagaacaatgaacaccCGAGATTGCGTATTTTCAATTAGCTTTAGCAGCTCGTTGCGAAGAAATTCAGCAGGATCAGGCAGATAAGAAGGTGATGGAAGTGCTAAGCGATACTCAATCATTGAACCTACATCTTGGAGTGCCTCAGATAGCATACCTACCATACCATTATCTCCACCGTAGCCATCATCTTCATAAATGGCTACTACTCTTTGCCAGCCATAAGCATAAACTATATCTGCTATGCATTTTGAATATGCAGTGCCCTTGTTATCTAGCCTCACCAAAAAAGGCCATCGATTTGCCATCAAGGGTGAGCTAACAGTAGGTGCTGCCAAGGATATGACAGGAACTTGAGCCTGGCTTCCTAGTTCAGCTACCAAAGCTGCTTCTGTCCATGTTTGCATTCCCACAATCACTTCCACGTTCtgatttttaatcatatcttcagCTGCAAGAAATCAACATAGGGTTATGCACATTAATAAAGATATTTATGTTAGCTAAACAAAAGGAATATCAAACCTATTCTTTTTTCT
This genomic window contains:
- the LOC112791538 gene encoding glutamate receptor 2.7-like — protein: MNFHSNLSQAPARSCCLYFYLFISFLLQVEATANGDNKVISIGAIIDVNSRIGKEQLVAMDIAAQSYNNTSKTYKLALHFQNPTMNPLKATSIAEDMIKNQNVEVIVGMQTWTEAALVAELGSQAQVPVISLAAPTVSSPLMANRWPFLVRLDNKGTAYSKCIADIVYAYGWQRVVAIYEDDGYGGDNGMVGMLSEALQDVGSMIEYRLALPSPSYLPDPAEFLRNELLKLIENTQSRVFIVLQSSLDMVIHLFREASQMGLVDRESVWIIPESITNLLDSVNKSAISYMEGAIGIKNYYSENSTEYKDFEAQFRRTFHSKYTEEDNRNPGFYGLQAYDSIKIVAKAVDRIASHNSSSSSSGKTLLRGILSSKFLGLSGEIQFQELQLMQNPTLRIVNIGGRSYRELDFWSLEHGFTSRLGEGGNDTSRNTEGLSGVVIWPGKLSRVPKGWNLPTKENPMKIAVPGRTSFSKFVKVDYGENGKPNIYSGFCIEIFDKVLELLGYDLPYEYYPINGTYPDLVQLVYNKTYEAVVGDITLLADRMPYVDFTVPYAESGLSMVVPSKSDESAWMFMKPFTWQMWVVTAAILFYTMLVVWYLERESNPEFHGNWKSQLSTALWFTFSSLFFAHKENLSSNLSRVVMVSWLFLVLILNSSYTASLSSMLTVQQLQPNVTDIEWLKKNNMKIGCDGDSFVRTYLERVERFKVENIINVSSEYSYVDVFKNGTIAAAFLELPYEKVYMSKYCKGFSGSTPAIRFGGLGFMFQKGSPVTRDVSKAILQLLEQGEIKSLEEKWLSPMGECASNVTTNNTESLKLGSFWILYVISGATSTICFLLSTMHSSPWKRAVTLAKQICKSKKQSEENEAREDVTDTDSSELQEIITVSSSPSHTPMTTPDHGITNARYNTTNPNLLI